A single region of the Pirellulales bacterium genome encodes:
- a CDS encoding DUF1553 domain-containing protein, with the protein MPHRPRFAVLLLRLTIASVMAGAFPSAAASAAEAVPATYSRQDFEDYEREHWSFLPVVRPPVPPVSDDAWIRTPIDAFVLAKLDKKGIEPVADAGRLALLRRVYFDLLGLPPTPAEQDAFLADCSPEAYAHVVDDLLARPQYGERWGRHWLDVARYAESNGYERDGAKPHAWRYRDYVIDSLNADKPFDRFLLEQVAGDELADSTAETQIATTFLRLGLWDDEPADPVIDRYDQLDDVLDATFTAFQGLTLRCARCHDHKFEPFRQTDYARAIAIFEPLKRPQDGRTDLDRMVGTHEELTAYRDTMTRVDEQVGALQRQIDAMNGLLRERVFAERAADWAESIVAAFKLAADQRNEEQKKLVSENEQRLAEAIATFAATEEQSQLATWSSQIAQCESTRPASPPRAYIWFEEGTTAPATHVFNRGNPQTPLGEVGPGLPAVLFDAPPPAPTPTRHSTGRRLQLAQWMTSAENPLTARVVVNRLWQHHFGVGLVATPNDFGLMGEAPTHPELLDWLAAELVESGWRWKHLHRLMVLSHTYQLAAAHDDSAEAADPGATLLWRWRPRRLEAEAVRDAMLATSGQLNLERGGPSVFPPISAEVLAGQSMPGNGWTTSPADQAARRTVYVFVKRTLMVPELEVLDFPNTNQSCGERAVSTVAPQALSFLNGNFAAEQAWHFARRLAEQGGTEIVGQVELAYRLAFGRPPTDQEWDVVREFLTNQEAQIIADATANSQTIENPRQRALEALCLVLLNANEFAYIE; encoded by the coding sequence ATGCCACACCGGCCCCGCTTCGCAGTGCTGCTGCTCCGCCTGACGATCGCATCGGTCATGGCCGGAGCATTCCCCTCGGCGGCAGCGAGTGCCGCAGAAGCAGTACCGGCGACATACAGTCGGCAGGATTTCGAAGACTACGAGCGCGAGCACTGGTCCTTCCTGCCGGTCGTTCGTCCGCCGGTTCCCCCCGTCTCGGACGACGCGTGGATTCGCACCCCCATTGACGCCTTCGTGCTGGCGAAGCTCGATAAGAAGGGAATCGAGCCGGTTGCCGATGCCGGCCGGCTGGCCCTCTTGCGACGCGTCTACTTCGACCTGCTCGGTTTGCCGCCGACGCCTGCCGAGCAAGACGCTTTCCTGGCAGATTGCTCGCCGGAAGCCTATGCGCACGTGGTCGACGACCTGTTGGCGCGCCCCCAATACGGCGAACGCTGGGGCCGCCACTGGCTCGACGTGGCGCGATACGCGGAATCGAACGGCTACGAACGCGACGGCGCCAAGCCCCACGCCTGGCGCTATCGCGACTACGTCATCGACTCGTTGAACGCCGACAAGCCTTTCGATCGGTTCCTGCTCGAACAGGTCGCCGGCGACGAGTTGGCCGATTCCACTGCCGAGACGCAAATTGCCACCACCTTCTTGCGGCTGGGCCTGTGGGACGATGAACCGGCCGATCCGGTCATCGACCGCTACGATCAGCTCGACGATGTGCTCGACGCCACGTTTACGGCCTTCCAGGGGCTCACGCTTCGCTGCGCCCGTTGCCACGATCACAAGTTCGAGCCCTTCCGTCAGACCGATTATGCCCGGGCAATTGCCATCTTCGAGCCGCTCAAACGGCCGCAGGATGGCCGCACGGATCTCGACCGCATGGTCGGCACGCACGAGGAACTTACGGCCTACCGCGACACGATGACCCGGGTTGACGAGCAGGTCGGCGCGTTGCAGCGACAGATCGACGCCATGAACGGCCTGCTCCGCGAGCGGGTCTTTGCCGAACGTGCGGCCGATTGGGCCGAAAGTATCGTCGCCGCCTTCAAGCTGGCGGCCGATCAACGCAACGAGGAGCAGAAAAAGCTCGTCAGCGAGAACGAACAGCGTCTGGCCGAGGCGATCGCCACCTTCGCGGCCACGGAGGAACAATCGCAATTAGCCACGTGGTCGTCGCAGATCGCGCAGTGCGAGTCGACCCGCCCCGCATCGCCCCCCCGGGCCTATATCTGGTTCGAAGAGGGGACGACCGCGCCGGCCACGCACGTTTTCAACCGGGGCAATCCCCAGACGCCCCTCGGCGAAGTCGGACCGGGGCTCCCGGCCGTGTTGTTCGATGCCCCTCCGCCGGCCCCCACCCCCACCCGTCATTCGACCGGCCGCCGTCTCCAGCTTGCCCAGTGGATGACGAGCGCCGAGAATCCCCTCACGGCGCGGGTCGTGGTGAATCGCCTTTGGCAGCATCATTTCGGCGTGGGATTAGTCGCCACACCCAATGACTTCGGCCTGATGGGCGAGGCCCCCACTCATCCCGAGTTGCTCGATTGGCTGGCCGCCGAGTTGGTCGAAAGCGGTTGGCGTTGGAAGCACCTCCACCGGTTGATGGTGCTTTCACACACCTACCAGCTCGCCGCGGCGCACGACGACTCGGCTGAAGCAGCCGATCCCGGCGCGACGCTGTTGTGGCGCTGGCGCCCGCGCCGGCTCGAGGCGGAAGCCGTTCGCGATGCGATGCTCGCCACCAGTGGCCAATTGAACCTCGAGCGGGGCGGCCCGAGCGTCTTTCCACCCATCTCGGCCGAGGTGTTGGCCGGTCAATCGATGCCCGGCAATGGTTGGACCACCTCTCCGGCGGATCAGGCCGCGCGCCGCACGGTGTACGTCTTTGTCAAGCGTACGCTGATGGTGCCCGAGCTCGAAGTGCTGGACTTTCCCAATACGAACCAGAGCTGTGGCGAGCGTGCCGTTTCGACCGTGGCTCCACAGGCCCTCTCGTTTCTGAATGGCAACTTCGCGGCGGAACAAGCGTGGCACTTCGCCAGGCGGCTGGCAGAGCAGGGGGGTACAGAAATTGTGGGCCAGGTCGAGCTGGCGTACCGCCTCGCCTTCGGACGCCCGCCGACCGACCAAGAATGGGACGTCGTCCGCGAGTTCCTCACGAATCAAGAGGCACAGATCATCGCCGACGCAACCGCCAACTCGCAGACTATCGAAAACCCGCGGCAGCGAGCGCTCGAAGCCCTTTGCCTTGTGCTGCTCAACGCCAACGAGTTTGCCTACATCGAGTAA
- a CDS encoding response regulator has product MAEPAPSSTKTAKRILLVDDDYEIIESMRAVLESRGYEILVARDGNQGLAMAEREDPDLVILDMMMPKRSGFLVLEKLRRTRPVPLRVIMITANEGSRHKAYAEMLGVDDYIRKPFAMDRLLESVDRLLK; this is encoded by the coding sequence ATGGCCGAGCCAGCCCCATCGAGCACGAAGACTGCCAAGCGAATTCTGTTGGTCGACGACGACTACGAGATCATCGAGTCGATGCGTGCGGTGTTGGAATCGCGCGGTTACGAAATCCTGGTCGCGCGCGACGGCAACCAGGGGCTCGCCATGGCCGAACGCGAGGATCCCGATCTCGTGATTCTCGACATGATGATGCCCAAGCGTAGCGGCTTTCTCGTGCTCGAAAAACTGCGCCGAACGCGTCCCGTGCCGCTGCGGGTCATCATGATCACGGCGAACGAAGGGAGCCGGCACAAGGCCTACGCCGAGATGCTGGGGGTCGACGATTACATTCGCAAGCCCTTTGCGATGGATCGCTTGCTCGAAAGCGTCGATCGACTGCTCAAATAA
- a CDS encoding serine protein kinase → MSDGRAIVSLVAERQDLDQFRRKNWEGTFEQYLDLVRENTGVTRNAFQRVYDMIVAAGTDTYEVAREKRVHYRFFDDPDDDGRDAVFGLDEPLSALVNAFKSAAKGYGIEKRVLLLHGPVGSSKSTIARLLKKGLERYTSRDDGALYTLGWVDLEDHSDVHWCPMHEEPLHLIPDRFRGEVEQRFNAVRQADGYDVKITGELCPFCRYVYTERLKRYNGDWTRVVEDVRVKRLILSEKDRIGIGTFQPKDEKNQDSTELTGDINFRKIAEYGSDSDPRAFNFDGEFNVANRGIVEFVEVLKLDVAFLYDLLGASQEHKVKPKKFAQTDIDEVIVGHTNEPEYRRLQNNEFMEALRDRTVKIDIPYVTKLSDEIQIYEKDYNSQKVHGKHIAPHTIEMAAMWAILTRLEEPKNAGLTLMQKLKLYNGKSLPGFTEDNIAELRDQAISEGMLGISPRYVQDKISNALVVHPEATSVNPFMVLNELEAGLKHHSLITNEEIRARYRELLGVVKEEYESIVKNEVQRAIAADEDALKRLCSNYIDNVKAYTQREKVKNKFTGQYVDPDERLMRSIEEKIDIPESRKDDFRREIMNYIGALSIDGRTFDYKTNERLNKALELKLFEDQKDSIKLTSLVSNVVDAETQAKIDVVKGRLIRDYGYDEESATDVLNYVASIFARGDSTAN, encoded by the coding sequence ATGAGCGATGGACGCGCAATCGTATCGCTGGTTGCCGAACGGCAAGACCTCGATCAGTTCCGTCGTAAGAACTGGGAAGGGACGTTCGAGCAGTATCTCGACCTGGTGCGAGAGAACACGGGTGTCACGCGGAACGCCTTTCAGCGGGTCTACGACATGATCGTGGCCGCCGGCACCGATACCTACGAAGTGGCCCGTGAAAAACGCGTACACTACCGCTTCTTCGACGATCCCGACGACGACGGCCGCGACGCGGTGTTCGGGCTCGACGAGCCGCTGTCGGCCCTGGTCAACGCCTTCAAGAGCGCGGCCAAAGGTTACGGCATCGAAAAACGCGTGCTCCTGTTGCACGGTCCGGTCGGCAGCAGCAAGAGCACGATCGCACGGCTCTTGAAGAAGGGGCTCGAACGCTACACTAGCCGCGACGACGGCGCGCTCTACACGCTCGGTTGGGTCGATCTCGAGGATCACTCCGACGTGCATTGGTGCCCCATGCACGAAGAGCCGTTGCACCTGATTCCCGACCGCTTTCGCGGCGAGGTCGAGCAGCGATTCAACGCCGTACGCCAGGCCGATGGTTATGACGTCAAGATTACGGGCGAGTTGTGCCCCTTCTGCCGCTACGTCTACACCGAGCGGCTCAAACGTTACAACGGCGACTGGACCCGCGTCGTCGAGGACGTGCGCGTGAAACGCCTGATTCTGAGCGAGAAAGACCGCATCGGCATCGGTACGTTCCAGCCCAAGGACGAAAAGAACCAGGATTCGACCGAGCTCACCGGCGACATCAATTTTCGCAAGATCGCCGAGTACGGCTCGGACAGCGATCCGCGGGCCTTCAACTTCGACGGCGAGTTCAACGTGGCCAATCGTGGCATCGTCGAGTTCGTAGAAGTCTTGAAGCTCGACGTGGCCTTCCTCTATGACCTGCTCGGCGCCAGCCAGGAGCACAAGGTCAAGCCGAAGAAGTTCGCGCAGACCGATATCGACGAGGTGATCGTCGGCCATACGAACGAGCCGGAGTATCGCCGCCTGCAGAACAACGAGTTCATGGAGGCCCTGCGCGACCGCACGGTGAAGATCGATATTCCGTACGTGACAAAGCTCTCGGACGAAATCCAGATCTACGAGAAGGACTACAACTCGCAGAAGGTACACGGCAAGCACATCGCGCCGCACACGATCGAGATGGCGGCCATGTGGGCGATTCTCACGCGGCTCGAGGAGCCCAAGAACGCCGGCCTGACGCTGATGCAAAAGCTCAAGCTGTACAACGGCAAGAGCCTGCCCGGCTTCACCGAGGACAACATCGCCGAGCTGCGCGACCAGGCGATCAGCGAAGGAATGCTCGGCATCTCGCCCCGCTACGTGCAGGACAAGATTTCGAACGCCCTGGTCGTGCATCCCGAGGCGACGTCGGTCAACCCGTTCATGGTGCTGAACGAGCTCGAGGCGGGACTCAAGCATCACAGCTTGATTACGAACGAAGAGATCCGCGCCCGCTACCGCGAACTGCTCGGCGTGGTCAAGGAAGAGTACGAGAGCATCGTCAAGAACGAGGTCCAGCGGGCCATCGCGGCCGACGAGGACGCGCTGAAACGGCTCTGCTCGAACTACATCGACAATGTCAAGGCGTACACGCAGCGCGAGAAGGTGAAGAACAAGTTCACCGGCCAGTACGTCGATCCCGACGAACGGCTGATGCGCTCGATCGAGGAGAAGATCGACATTCCCGAGAGTCGCAAGGACGATTTCCGCCGCGAGATCATGAACTATATCGGCGCCTTGTCGATCGACGGACGCACGTTCGACTACAAGACGAACGAGCGGCTGAACAAGGCGCTCGAGCTCAAGCTGTTCGAGGATCAGAAGGACTCGATCAAGCTGACGAGCCTCGTGTCGAACGTCGTGGATGCCGAGACGCAGGCCAAGATCGACGTGGTCAAAGGCCGCTTGATCCGCGATTACGGCTACGACGAGGAAAGCGCCACGGACGTGCTGAACTACGTGGCCAGCATCTTTGCCCGGGGTGATTCGACGGCGAATTGA
- a CDS encoding DUF444 family protein yields the protein MAMKIDRDNSRFKQIVGGKIRENLRKYVTHGEMIGRKGKDLVSIPVPQLDVPHFRFGKNGSGGVGQGEGEVGQQLGPSDDQGDGAGQAGSDPGRHILEVEVTLDELAQILGDQLELPRIEPKGQANIVEEKSRYTGIRRTGPESLRHFKRTYKEALRRQVSSREYSAERPLVVPIREDKRYRSWKNVPLPHANAVIVYMMDVSGSMTDDQKHIVRTTAFWLETWLKSQYDGVEIRYIIHDASAKEVDEHTFYHTRESGGTRISSAYRVCQLLLEKHFPATEWNIYCFHFSDGDNWGEDNENCLRLLREHLLPASNLFCYGQVESPYGSGEFLRALRNGIGDKDDRLILAEIRNRDGIYDAIKAFLGKGK from the coding sequence ATGGCGATGAAGATCGATCGGGACAATTCCCGCTTCAAGCAGATCGTCGGCGGCAAGATTCGGGAGAATCTCCGCAAGTACGTCACTCACGGCGAGATGATCGGCCGTAAGGGGAAGGATCTCGTCAGCATTCCAGTCCCGCAGCTTGACGTACCCCATTTTCGCTTCGGCAAGAATGGTTCGGGGGGGGTCGGTCAGGGGGAGGGCGAAGTCGGTCAGCAACTCGGTCCCTCCGACGACCAAGGGGACGGCGCCGGGCAGGCCGGCAGCGATCCGGGACGTCATATTCTCGAGGTCGAGGTCACGCTCGACGAACTGGCGCAGATCCTGGGCGACCAACTCGAGCTGCCGCGCATCGAGCCCAAGGGGCAGGCGAACATCGTCGAAGAGAAATCACGTTACACCGGGATCCGCCGTACCGGGCCGGAGTCGCTGCGACATTTCAAACGCACCTACAAGGAAGCCCTGCGCCGCCAGGTTTCGTCGCGCGAGTACAGCGCCGAGCGCCCGCTGGTCGTGCCGATTCGCGAGGACAAGCGCTATCGCTCGTGGAAGAACGTGCCACTGCCTCATGCGAATGCAGTGATTGTCTACATGATGGACGTTTCGGGCTCGATGACCGACGACCAGAAACACATCGTGCGGACGACCGCCTTCTGGCTCGAGACCTGGCTGAAGAGCCAGTACGACGGCGTCGAAATCCGTTACATCATTCACGATGCCTCGGCCAAAGAGGTCGACGAGCACACGTTTTACCACACCCGAGAAAGTGGCGGGACGCGGATCAGTTCTGCCTACCGGGTGTGCCAGTTGCTTCTGGAAAAGCATTTTCCGGCCACGGAATGGAACATTTACTGCTTCCATTTTTCCGATGGAGACAACTGGGGAGAGGACAACGAGAACTGTCTGCGGCTCTTGCGCGAACATCTGCTGCCCGCCTCGAATCTGTTCTGTTACGGACAGGTCGAAAGCCCCTACGGCAGCGGCGAGTTCCTGCGAGCGCTGCGCAATGGCATTGGTGACAAGGACGATCGATTGATCCTGGCCGAGATTCGCAATCGCGACGGCATCTACGACGCGATCAAGGCCTTTCTCGGCAAGGGGAAATAA
- a CDS encoding SpoVR family protein — protein sequence MMALHKFIPLSESLASVQVEMEGYAREYGLDFFPTVFEVVDFDQLNAVAAYGGFPTRYPHWRFGMEYEQLSKGYVYGLQKIYELVINNDPCYAYLMKSNGLTDQKLVMAHVYGHCDFFKNNFWFSGTNRKMMDEMANHGHRVRRHMDRYGVDEVEQFIDACLSIEDLIDIHSPFIKRFTPENRYDFSSPEPDDEDSQPGRFRAKNYMEGFVNPRDVIAADAERLRRERMASETRFPAAPVRDVPLFLLENAPLRPWQLDVLSIIREEAYYFAPQAQTKIMNEGWASYWHSTIMTRRGLSPADVVCYCDHHSGTVATSRGQLNPYKLGIELFRDIEDRWNKGRFGADYEQCDDLVARREWNTERGLGREKIFEVRRIHNDLTFIDTFLTHEFCREHKLFAFGYNDDARTYEIESREFPKIKQRLLDNLTNRGRPQIAVRDGNYKNRGELYLEHTYHGVELDSGYARDTLVALEMIWRRPVHIETVQNEHSTVLSWDGTEHKVEQTKTPVSAKSA from the coding sequence ATCATGGCACTGCACAAGTTCATCCCGCTGTCCGAGTCGCTCGCGTCCGTCCAGGTCGAGATGGAGGGGTACGCGCGGGAATACGGGCTCGACTTCTTTCCCACCGTCTTCGAGGTCGTCGACTTCGATCAGCTCAATGCCGTGGCCGCTTATGGCGGCTTCCCGACCCGCTACCCCCACTGGCGGTTCGGCATGGAGTACGAGCAACTCTCGAAAGGTTATGTCTACGGCCTGCAGAAAATCTACGAGCTGGTGATCAACAACGATCCCTGCTACGCCTACCTGATGAAGTCGAACGGGCTGACCGATCAGAAGCTGGTCATGGCGCACGTCTACGGGCACTGCGACTTCTTCAAGAACAACTTCTGGTTCAGTGGGACGAACCGCAAGATGATGGACGAGATGGCCAACCACGGCCATCGCGTGCGGCGCCACATGGACCGCTACGGCGTCGACGAGGTCGAGCAGTTCATCGATGCCTGCTTGAGCATCGAGGATTTGATCGATATTCATTCGCCCTTCATCAAACGCTTCACGCCCGAGAATCGCTACGATTTCAGCAGCCCCGAGCCGGACGACGAGGACTCGCAGCCAGGCCGCTTCCGCGCGAAGAATTACATGGAGGGCTTCGTCAATCCGCGCGACGTGATCGCGGCCGATGCCGAGCGGTTGCGTCGCGAGCGCATGGCCTCGGAGACGCGGTTCCCGGCTGCTCCGGTGCGCGACGTGCCGCTCTTCCTGCTCGAGAACGCGCCGCTGCGCCCCTGGCAACTCGACGTGCTGTCGATCATCCGCGAAGAGGCCTACTACTTCGCGCCGCAGGCCCAGACCAAGATCATGAACGAAGGTTGGGCCAGCTACTGGCACTCGACGATCATGACGCGCCGCGGTTTGTCGCCGGCCGACGTCGTCTGCTACTGCGACCACCACTCGGGCACGGTGGCCACGAGCCGGGGGCAGTTGAATCCCTACAAGCTGGGCATCGAGCTCTTCCGCGATATCGAAGATCGCTGGAATAAGGGGCGGTTCGGTGCCGATTATGAACAATGCGACGATCTCGTCGCCCGCCGCGAGTGGAACACCGAGCGCGGCCTGGGGCGGGAGAAGATCTTCGAAGTACGGCGGATTCACAACGATCTGACGTTCATCGACACCTTTCTGACGCACGAGTTCTGCCGCGAGCACAAGCTGTTCGCCTTCGGCTACAACGACGACGCGCGGACCTACGAGATCGAAAGCCGCGAGTTTCCCAAGATCAAGCAACGCCTGCTCGACAATCTGACGAACCGGGGCCGGCCGCAGATCGCCGTGCGCGACGGCAACTACAAGAACCGGGGTGAACTATATCTGGAGCATACGTACCACGGCGTCGAGCTCGATTCGGGCTACGCACGCGACACGCTGGTGGCGCTGGAAATGATTTGGCGCCGTCCGGTCCACATCGAAACGGTGCAGAACGAACATTCCACCGTCTTGTCATGGGATGGCACGGAACACAAAGTGGAACAGACGAAGACACCGGTGTCGGCGAAGTCGGCCTAG
- a CDS encoding thioredoxin family protein, translating into MNLMSWAVVGVVASVIAVGSAARGVEISPAESAARRTLLARLADMAIVEDDVVADAAIAELRAAGPAGLAALLALLPAIEQENAALETLASTVVPEPRLRRAIDAVAAQRDAYASRLYWYTDIGTASSVAAETNRPILVLHLLGQLSEDLSCANSRFFRQVLYSDPRISRLLCEKFVLFWYTTRPAPKLTIDFGDGRQLVRTITGNSLHYVLDSQGRLIDTLPGMYEPVRFLESLERAAELARRSVDLEAGTRHEALAEYHRLEIDRLTEELAEAIARLEGEEAKTAGHVLLARTVSTADEAVQDSTWWEQLAAADPTVVELHPASEQFLRRQLLQAGLANRLAMTKAITESPLLRAIAGFTRTLHADTLRNELVMHRMLHDWLLASAPANFSELVNFNERVYSELFLAPLSDPWAGLHDPAAYTALEENGMVPYAE; encoded by the coding sequence ATGAATCTCATGTCATGGGCGGTGGTGGGTGTGGTGGCCTCGGTGATCGCGGTGGGTAGCGCCGCCAGGGGTGTCGAGATTTCGCCGGCCGAGAGTGCCGCGCGACGGACGCTGCTGGCGCGTCTGGCCGACATGGCGATCGTGGAAGACGATGTCGTGGCGGATGCGGCGATTGCCGAACTTCGTGCGGCGGGACCCGCTGGTCTTGCCGCGCTGCTGGCGCTGCTTCCCGCGATCGAACAGGAGAATGCCGCCCTCGAGACGCTGGCGTCGACCGTGGTGCCCGAGCCCAGGTTGAGGCGCGCCATCGATGCTGTCGCGGCGCAACGAGACGCCTATGCGTCGCGTTTGTACTGGTATACCGATATCGGCACGGCGTCCTCCGTCGCGGCCGAGACGAATCGCCCCATCCTGGTGCTGCACCTGTTGGGGCAATTGTCCGAAGACTTGAGCTGCGCGAACAGCCGCTTCTTTCGACAGGTGCTCTATTCCGATCCACGCATTTCCAGGCTGCTGTGCGAGAAGTTCGTGTTGTTCTGGTACACGACGCGCCCCGCTCCCAAGCTGACGATCGACTTCGGCGACGGTCGCCAATTGGTGCGCACGATCACGGGCAACAGCCTGCACTACGTGCTCGACAGCCAGGGCCGGCTGATCGACACGCTGCCCGGTATGTACGAACCGGTACGATTCCTGGAATCGCTCGAACGGGCCGCCGAGCTTGCCCGTCGTTCGGTCGACTTAGAGGCAGGAACTCGCCACGAAGCACTGGCGGAGTACCATCGCCTGGAGATCGATCGGCTGACCGAAGAGCTCGCCGAGGCGATCGCCCGCTTGGAGGGCGAAGAAGCCAAGACGGCGGGACACGTATTGCTTGCCCGCACCGTATCGACGGCGGACGAGGCGGTACAAGACAGCACGTGGTGGGAGCAACTGGCGGCCGCCGATCCTACGGTGGTCGAACTGCATCCGGCAAGCGAACAATTTTTGCGCCGCCAACTCTTGCAGGCGGGGCTCGCGAACCGGCTGGCCATGACGAAGGCCATTACCGAGAGTCCCTTGTTGCGGGCCATCGCCGGGTTCACGCGGACCTTGCACGCCGATACGTTGCGTAACGAGCTGGTGATGCACCGCATGCTGCACGATTGGCTGCTGGCGAGCGCGCCGGCCAATTTCAGCGAGTTGGTGAACTTCAACGAGCGGGTTTATAGCGAGTTGTTTCTCGCCCCGCTCAGCGACCCGTGGGCCGGATTGCACGACCCGGCGGCGTACACGGCCTTGGAAGAAAACGGCATGGTGCCCTACGCCGAATGA
- a CDS encoding N-acetyltransferase codes for MIVRAENPADRSAIYELHRQAFGGEDESRLVDSLRAHGYHRVSLVAEEAEQIVGHVLYSAIEIITPDARLPVLALAPVAVLPEWQNRRIGTRLIEQGLDQCRAGGHTIVLVVGHPPYYPRFGFSAELARQLACDYAGEAFMALELVPHAMRGLTGRVQYSPPFGDLE; via the coding sequence ATGATCGTCCGTGCAGAAAACCCCGCCGACCGTTCCGCCATTTATGAGCTCCATCGCCAGGCGTTCGGGGGCGAGGACGAATCGCGACTCGTCGACTCATTGCGCGCGCACGGCTACCATCGCGTATCGCTCGTGGCCGAGGAAGCGGAGCAGATCGTCGGCCACGTCCTCTACAGTGCCATCGAGATCATCACGCCCGATGCACGCCTGCCGGTGCTCGCCCTGGCCCCCGTGGCCGTACTCCCCGAGTGGCAAAATCGTCGGATCGGCACCCGATTGATCGAACAAGGTCTCGACCAATGTCGTGCCGGCGGGCACACGATCGTGCTCGTCGTCGGCCATCCCCCGTATTACCCGCGCTTTGGCTTTTCGGCTGAACTGGCGCGTCAACTCGCCTGCGACTACGCGGGCGAGGCCTTCATGGCACTCGAGCTCGTCCCGCACGCCATGCGCGGACTGACCGGCCGTGTGCAATACTCGCCCCCTTTCGGCGATCTCGAATAA